The Streptomyces sp. NBC_00286 nucleotide sequence GTCCGAAGCGGACGGATCGCTGAAACTGAACGCCAAGACCGGCAAGCAGGTCATGGGCCGCTCCGTGGTGGTGCAGAAGCTGAACCGCCGGTGGGCGCAGGTCAAGGTGCCCGGATGCGGCTGGCTGCGCTTTCGCCTCACCCGGGCCGAGGTGCCCGCCGCGAAGACGTACCGCGTCACCTACCGCAACGGCCAGTGGCACATCGCGTTCGCGGTCCTCCCCGAGGCCACCTCCGCGCCCGGCACGGGCAAGGTCATCGGCATCGACCGGGGCGTCACCATCACCGCCGCCCTCTCCGACGGCCGCACCCTCAACTGCCCCCAGCTCACCGTCAAGGAGCGGGCCCAGATCCGCAAACACCAGCGGCGTGCAGCGCGGGCGGAAAAGGGCAGCCCGGAGAAGTCCGCCGCCTATGCGAAGGTCGCCCGGCTCAAGGCGCGCGAAGCGGACCGGCGCAAGGACTGGTGCGAGAAGACCAGCACCATGCTCGCCCGCACCTGTGACCTGATCCGGTTCGAGAAGCTCAACATCAAGAACATGACCCGCTCGGCCAGGGGCACCGTCGCCGAACCGGGCACGAACGTCCGGCAGAAAGCCGGACTCAACCGGGCCATCCTCGCCCAGGGCTGGGGCCTCCTGCGCCAGCGCACCGAACACAAGGCCCCCGGCCGCGTCGAGGACGTACCCGCCCCGTACACCAGCCTGCGATGCAGCGCCTGCGGATGGATCGAGAAGAACTCGCGCAAGAGCCAAGCCGAGTTCGTCTGCGTATCCTGCGGCTTCACCTGCAACGCGGACACCAACGCAGCAACCAACGTCGCGGCAGGACAGGGCGGGATCCCCCGCCCCCGGCGCTCAGCCGGTGCCGGAGGGGTGACAGCGGCCACCAGCCGTTCGAGCGCCCGTGAACCTCACCCCGCACGGGTAGGAATCCCCCTCTTCCAAGAGGGGGAGGATGTCAATTACGCCCGGTACGGTCGGGCACGCCCGTTTGTACGAACCCCAGGGAGCCCGACCCCATGACCACCGCCACCACCCGGCACAGCGACCGGCGGATCAGTCCCGTCTTTCTCGGGATCGTCGCCGTCATGGCGGTCACGGGCTGGGCCACCTGGACCGGTTTCGCGGAACAGCCCGGCGTCGCCGTGTTCCTGTTCGTGACGGCCGCGTGGATCGTCTCGCTCTGTCTGCACGAGTACGCACACGCGCGTACGGCCCTGCACAGCGGCGACATCTCCATAGGCGCGAAGGGCTACTTGACCCTCAACCCGCTCAAGTACACGCACGCCCTGCTGAGCATCGTGCTGCCCGTCCTCTTCGTGATCATGGGTGGTATCGGTCTGCCCGGCGGCGCGGTCTGGATCGAGCGGAACCGCATCCAGGGCCGCTGGAAGCACAGCCTGATCTCGGCGGCGGGCCCGCTGACGAACGTGCTGTTCGCGGTGGTCTGCACGGCCCCGTTCTGGCTGGACGCGCTCGACGGTGTGCCGGCCGACTTCCGGTTCGCCCTGGCGTTCCTGGCGCTGCTCCAGGTCACGGCCGCGCTGCTGAACTTCCTGCCGGTGCCGGGCCTGGACGGCTACGGCATGATCGAGCCCTGGCTGTCGTACAAGATCCGCCGCCAGGTGGAGCCGCTCGCGCCCTTCGGGCTGCTCCTCGTGATCGCCATCCTGTGGATACCGGCCGTGAACAGCGTGTTCTTCGACGTGATCGACACGCTGCTGCGCGGCCTGGGGATCGACGAGATCAGTACGTACTGCGGTCAGAACCTCTACCGCTTCTGGACGGAGACCGACCAGTTCTGCGGCGTCGGTTCCTGACCGCCAGTGCATGACTGTCTGCGCATGACCGTCAGTCCGTGACCGTCAGTTCGTGACGGAGCCGTTCCGCGCCTTGCCGCGCCGCAGGTAGTACCAGGTCATGTTGGACGACAGACCCGCGAGCAGTACCCACACGATGCCCAGCCAGTAGCCCTTGGCGAAGGAGACGACGGCCGCGGCGACGGAGAGGACGCAGACGGCGAGGGCGTAGAGGGCAAGGCGGGGCATCGGACGGACTCCTGTCAGGGGGACACTGCTTTCCTGCCCACCAGTGTCCCCCAACCGCTCACACGTCGGTGACGCGCAGGCCCGCATGGGCCTTGTAGCGGCGGTTCACCGAGATCAGGTTCGCGACCAGTGACTCGACCTGGTGGGCGTTGCGCAGCCGACCGGAGAAGATGCCGCGCATGCCGGGGATACGGCCGGCCAGCGCCTGCACCATCTCGACGTCCGCCCGTACCTCGCCGAGCACCATCACATCAGTGTCGATCTCCTCGACCTCCGGGTCCTGGAGCAGTACGGCGGACAGATGGTGGAAGGCGGCGGTGACGCGCGAGTCCGGAAGCAGCGCGGCGGCCTGCTCGGCGGCGCTGCCCTCCTCCGGCTTCAACGCGTACGCACCCTTCTTGTCGAAACCGAGCGGGTTGACGCAGTCGACGACGAGCTTCCCGCTCAGCTCCTCCCTGAGCGACTCCAGCGTCTTGCCGTGGCCCTCCCACGGCACCGCCACGATCACGATGTCGCTGCGCCGCGCGCACTCGGCGTTGTCGGCGCCTTCGACGCCGTGCCCGAGTTCGTCCGCGGCGGATTGCGCGCGCTCCGCGGCCCGCGAGCCGATGATCACCTTCTGGCCGGCGCGGGCCAGCCGGTAGGCGAGACCCTTGCCCTGCGGTCCGGTGCCACCGAGCACGCCCACGACGAGCCCCGACACGTCGGGCAGGTCCCAGGGGTCCTTGGCCGGGGCCTTGGCGGCTTGCTGTGCACTGTTGTCGGTAGAGGTCATGGCCCGACTTTACGTCCGCGCCGCCCCGCCCCGGCGCTCAGGTGAGGTCCGTCACGGGCACTCTGCGGAAGGTGATCGTCTGGTACGCGCTGAAGTCGCCCGTCTCGTAGAGGAGGCCGACGGTGGAGGCGTCGAGGCGTACGAGATCGGAGTACGCGGCGGGCAGTCCGTCCACCGTGTGTACGGGCCGCCAGGTGAGGCCGGCGTCGGTGCTGGCGCGGATCGTCATGAGGGCGCGGTAGCCGGGGACGGCGGGGCCGGAGAAGAGCAGCACATCGGGGTCGCGGAGCTGGAGAACGCTGCCCTCGCAGACGGGCGCGACCAGCCCCGCCTGCGGCCGGAAGGGCTTCACGAGCGTCTGGCCGCCGTCCGTGGAGTAGGCGTCGGCGCGGGTGCCGGGTGCTGTGGCGTCGTTACGGGTGTTGAAGTAGACGCGGCCGTCGGGGAGTTCGGCGGCGGTCGTCTCGTTCACGTTGATGTAGCCGTCGGTGTTGTCGTCGAGGTAGCCGATGCGCCAGGTTTCGCCGCGG carries:
- the npdG gene encoding NADPH-dependent F420 reductase; translated protein: MTSTDNSAQQAAKAPAKDPWDLPDVSGLVVGVLGGTGPQGKGLAYRLARAGQKVIIGSRAAERAQSAADELGHGVEGADNAECARRSDIVIVAVPWEGHGKTLESLREELSGKLVVDCVNPLGFDKKGAYALKPEEGSAAEQAAALLPDSRVTAAFHHLSAVLLQDPEVEEIDTDVMVLGEVRADVEMVQALAGRIPGMRGIFSGRLRNAHQVESLVANLISVNRRYKAHAGLRVTDV
- a CDS encoding RNA-guided endonuclease InsQ/TnpB family protein, producing MSRFRMYPTRAQEEQMLSHCAHARYVWNLAVEQHAHWHKGRKAAPGFAEQCRQLTEARRENEWLREGNADVQQQALKDFAQAKNARFTCGFGEPTWRRKFVHEGFRVIGTDRVPESEADGSLKLNAKTGKQVMGRSVVVQKLNRRWAQVKVPGCGWLRFRLTRAEVPAAKTYRVTYRNGQWHIAFAVLPEATSAPGTGKVIGIDRGVTITAALSDGRTLNCPQLTVKERAQIRKHQRRAARAEKGSPEKSAAYAKVARLKAREADRRKDWCEKTSTMLARTCDLIRFEKLNIKNMTRSARGTVAEPGTNVRQKAGLNRAILAQGWGLLRQRTEHKAPGRVEDVPAPYTSLRCSACGWIEKNSRKSQAEFVCVSCGFTCNADTNAATNVAAGQGGIPRPRRSAGAGGVTAATSRSSAREPHPARVGIPLFQEGEDVNYARYGRARPFVRTPGSPTP
- a CDS encoding site-2 protease family protein produces the protein MTTATTRHSDRRISPVFLGIVAVMAVTGWATWTGFAEQPGVAVFLFVTAAWIVSLCLHEYAHARTALHSGDISIGAKGYLTLNPLKYTHALLSIVLPVLFVIMGGIGLPGGAVWIERNRIQGRWKHSLISAAGPLTNVLFAVVCTAPFWLDALDGVPADFRFALAFLALLQVTAALLNFLPVPGLDGYGMIEPWLSYKIRRQVEPLAPFGLLLVIAILWIPAVNSVFFDVIDTLLRGLGIDEISTYCGQNLYRFWTETDQFCGVGS